In Fluviicola taffensis DSM 16823, the following are encoded in one genomic region:
- a CDS encoding DUF3109 family protein, producing MVAIDDKLISTEVFDRKFVCDLNACKGACCVEGDGGAPLTFEEVDILEEILDDVIPYMRPEGIEAIKETGVFYIDPWNEPATTLVNGKECAFVYFDDLGITKCAVEQAYLAGKTTWKKPISCHLYPIRVKKLSEGLALNYEEWNICKPACACGEQLNVPVYKFLREPLIRAFGEEFYADLEGIDETLKNSELE from the coding sequence ATTGTTGCAATTGATGATAAACTCATTTCCACAGAAGTTTTTGACCGCAAATTTGTCTGCGATTTGAATGCTTGCAAAGGTGCTTGTTGCGTGGAAGGCGATGGCGGTGCCCCACTTACTTTCGAAGAAGTAGATATCTTGGAAGAAATCTTAGATGATGTGATTCCCTATATGCGACCTGAAGGCATTGAAGCAATCAAAGAAACGGGTGTTTTCTACATCGATCCGTGGAATGAGCCTGCAACTACTTTAGTAAACGGAAAAGAATGTGCCTTCGTGTACTTCGATGATCTCGGAATTACTAAATGTGCTGTTGAACAAGCGTATTTGGCAGGAAAAACAACCTGGAAAAAACCCATTTCGTGTCATCTATATCCCATTCGAGTAAAAAAACTGAGTGAAGGTCTTGCCTTAAACTACGAAGAATGGAATATCTGCAAACCAGCTTGCGCGTGTGGCGAACAATTAAATGTTCCTGTCTACAAATTTTTACGTGAACCTCTTATTCGCGCATTTGGTGAAGAATTCTATGCCGATTTAGAGGGAATTGACGAAACCTTGAAGAATTCGGAATTGGAATAA
- the hxpB gene encoding hexitol phosphatase HxpB: protein MKLADFEGVIYDMDGVLTDSEPLWKIAMEDVFKSVGCPLTKEDFQRTVGLRIDEVISYWYHVSPWENASPKEVEDAIIQRMVELLTERATPLPGVLESLTFFSSKGLKIGLATSSYQVLINCILDTLNIRPFFQAIHSAEFETYGKPHPAVYLSAANTLGLDPKKCLVIEDSLNGIISGKAARMTVICIPEKTHHPEPKLILADAQFEDLNQLIHSFK from the coding sequence ATGAAATTAGCAGATTTTGAAGGTGTAATTTACGATATGGACGGTGTTTTAACAGACTCTGAACCCTTGTGGAAAATTGCCATGGAAGACGTTTTTAAAAGTGTTGGCTGTCCGCTTACCAAGGAAGATTTCCAACGAACCGTAGGCTTACGAATAGATGAAGTGATTTCGTACTGGTATCACGTATCGCCATGGGAAAATGCAAGTCCGAAGGAAGTAGAAGATGCGATTATTCAACGAATGGTTGAGCTATTGACCGAACGAGCAACTCCACTTCCTGGTGTTTTGGAATCCTTGACTTTTTTCTCCTCAAAAGGATTGAAAATTGGTCTTGCAACTTCTTCCTATCAAGTGCTGATCAATTGCATTTTAGACACACTAAACATTCGCCCATTCTTTCAAGCTATTCACTCAGCAGAATTTGAAACTTATGGAAAACCGCATCCAGCTGTTTATCTTAGCGCTGCAAACACATTGGGCTTAGATCCAAAAAAATGTCTCGTAATTGAAGATTCATTAAACGGAATTATCTCTGGAAAAGCGGCACGGATGACCGTTATTTGTATTCCTGAAAAAACGCATCATCCAGAACCCAAATTGATTCTTGCCGATGCGCAATTTGAAGATTTAAATCAACTTATCCATTCCTTTAAGTAA
- a CDS encoding tryptophan 2,3-dioxygenase family protein, which produces MELTPEILERISLLKAKYDAQGQDLTAYLDGLLYSNMPNYWDYVQVDTLLSLQKTYTDFPDEMVFLMYHQVTELYFKLCLHEFQQVSDRKNLDAAFFVEHVQRINRYFEALTKSFEIMVDGMQREQFLKFRLSLAPASGFQSAQYRKIEIHSTDFLQLVHKDHREKYSGKEPITELFENIYWKEGATDAETGKKTLTLTQFEDRYRTEFIQLGEQLRHDNLWQCYLRLSKEDQELPTVIHVLKQNDVNINVNWPLVHYKSAVRYLQKDKGDVAATGGTNWQKYLPPRFQKRIFYPQLWSDMEVAEWGKSWVEAVLN; this is translated from the coding sequence ATGGAATTGACTCCTGAAATCTTAGAAAGAATTTCTCTCCTCAAAGCAAAATATGATGCTCAGGGTCAGGATTTAACGGCATATTTAGATGGTTTACTCTATTCAAATATGCCAAATTATTGGGATTACGTTCAAGTTGACACCTTGCTGTCTCTTCAAAAAACGTACACCGATTTCCCAGATGAAATGGTGTTTTTGATGTACCATCAAGTAACTGAGTTATACTTCAAATTATGTTTACACGAGTTTCAACAAGTTTCTGATCGTAAAAATTTAGATGCTGCGTTTTTTGTGGAACATGTACAACGTATCAATCGCTACTTTGAAGCTTTGACTAAAAGTTTTGAAATCATGGTAGATGGAATGCAACGTGAGCAATTCTTGAAATTCAGATTATCACTTGCACCAGCTTCCGGATTTCAATCAGCTCAATACCGAAAAATAGAAATTCATTCGACAGATTTTCTTCAGTTAGTTCACAAAGATCACCGCGAAAAATACTCCGGAAAAGAACCAATTACAGAGCTTTTCGAGAATATCTACTGGAAAGAAGGAGCTACTGATGCCGAAACAGGAAAGAAAACATTGACGTTAACACAATTCGAAGATCGCTACAGAACTGAATTTATTCAACTTGGTGAGCAATTGCGTCACGACAACTTGTGGCAATGTTATTTACGCTTATCTAAAGAAGATCAAGAATTGCCGACAGTCATTCACGTTTTGAAACAAAATGATGTAAACATCAACGTTAATTGGCCATTGGTGCATTACAAATCTGCCGTTCGTTATTTACAAAAGGACAAAGGTGATGTTGCTGCAACAGGTGGAACAAACTGGCAAAAATACCTTCCTCCACGCTTCCAAAAAAGAATCTTTTATCCTCAATTATGGTCTGATATGGAAGTAGCAGAATGGGGTAAATCTTGGGTGGAAGCAGTTTTAAACTAA
- a CDS encoding DUF3108 domain-containing protein, with the protein MKTSLIISSAILLALGLTSSMQIGLPTVSNTSFQIGEKLRYRITYGFIDAGEAVLEIKETTKKGNGSRDLYHIKGTGRTLGGFNAVFKVNDVYESYIDKKGIFPWQFVRRVEEGGYKLSQDYAFKQDKQKVHNGEKDFTTPSGIQDMISSFYYARTLNFKSAKVGDTFEFKCFMDDEIWPLKVKYLGDEKISIRKGKFNCMKFAPVVQTGRVFKKQDDLNFWVTKDENRIPILVKAKIPVGSVKLHLVEWSGLKHDLEKAK; encoded by the coding sequence ATGAAAACAAGTTTGATTATTTCTTCAGCAATCCTTTTAGCTTTAGGATTAACAAGTAGCATGCAAATTGGATTACCTACAGTTTCCAACACTTCTTTTCAAATCGGTGAAAAATTGCGTTATCGCATAACATACGGTTTTATCGATGCTGGTGAAGCAGTTCTTGAAATAAAAGAAACTACCAAAAAAGGAAATGGTTCCCGAGATTTATATCACATAAAAGGAACTGGTAGAACTTTAGGTGGATTCAATGCCGTCTTTAAGGTAAATGATGTTTACGAAAGTTACATTGATAAAAAAGGAATTTTTCCGTGGCAGTTTGTGAGACGAGTGGAAGAAGGTGGCTACAAACTTTCGCAAGATTACGCCTTCAAACAAGACAAACAAAAAGTGCATAATGGCGAAAAAGATTTCACAACTCCATCTGGAATTCAAGATATGATTTCTTCCTTTTATTACGCTAGAACCTTAAATTTCAAATCGGCTAAGGTGGGAGATACTTTTGAATTCAAATGCTTCATGGACGATGAGATTTGGCCTTTGAAGGTGAAATACTTGGGCGATGAAAAAATTTCCATTCGAAAAGGAAAATTCAATTGTATGAAATTTGCACCCGTAGTTCAAACAGGTCGTGTATTTAAAAAACAAGATGATTTGAATTTTTGGGTAACTAAAGATGAAAACAGAATTCCCATTCTAGTAAAAGCAAAAATTCCTGTTGGTTCCGTGAAATTACATTTAGTAGAATGGTCGGGACTAAAACACGATCTAGAAAAAGCGAAGTAA
- a CDS encoding imelysin family protein, translating into MKKTIIGIFLVASATIVACKKDKDPVVDTSDQYAQQKSDIKVTYAKMAFAVYKDSYTATVALQTACHALADSPSQANLDAAKDAWLDAREVYGLSEIFRFVDGPIDNTNDGPEGLINAWPMDENYVDYVLGDPNSGIINDLVNYPTIDASTIVQANEVGGETKISSGYHAVEFLLWGQDLSNTSAGQRPYTDYLTTGGTALNQARRATYLKTVVDLLVSALDQVKDAWDPAITGSYCHTFQGLDNETALRKMFNSMRVLAGDELAGERIYVAYENSSQEDEHSCFSDNTHRDIYLNALAVENLYKGTYTSTINSANSVNGYALEDLVNAIDAGKNSLLINRFATTMTRISMMYQPFDQAITLQAERPKVLDVVTSLQQEQADLDGVALLFSIVF; encoded by the coding sequence ATGAAAAAGACCATAATCGGAATATTTTTAGTGGCTTCTGCAACAATAGTTGCTTGTAAGAAGGACAAAGATCCTGTTGTTGATACTTCTGATCAATATGCTCAACAAAAATCGGACATCAAAGTTACTTATGCGAAAATGGCTTTCGCAGTTTATAAAGATTCTTATACTGCTACAGTAGCTTTACAAACTGCATGTCATGCTTTAGCTGATAGTCCTTCACAAGCAAATTTAGATGCTGCAAAAGATGCATGGTTGGATGCACGCGAAGTTTATGGTTTATCTGAAATTTTCCGTTTTGTTGATGGTCCGATTGACAATACGAATGATGGTCCAGAAGGATTAATCAATGCTTGGCCAATGGATGAAAACTATGTAGATTATGTACTTGGTGATCCAAATTCTGGAATTATCAATGACCTTGTAAATTATCCAACAATTGATGCTTCTACGATTGTTCAAGCGAATGAAGTTGGTGGTGAAACAAAAATTTCTTCTGGGTACCATGCTGTTGAGTTTTTATTGTGGGGGCAAGATTTAAGTAATACTTCAGCAGGTCAAAGACCGTACACAGATTATTTAACGACAGGAGGAACCGCTTTGAACCAAGCCCGTAGAGCAACATACTTGAAAACAGTAGTTGACTTATTAGTTTCTGCATTGGATCAAGTAAAAGATGCTTGGGATCCAGCAATCACAGGAAGTTATTGCCATACTTTCCAAGGTTTGGATAACGAAACTGCCTTGCGTAAAATGTTTAATTCGATGCGTGTTCTTGCAGGTGATGAGTTGGCAGGCGAGCGTATTTATGTCGCTTATGAAAATTCAAGCCAAGAAGATGAGCATTCTTGTTTCTCGGATAATACACACAGAGATATTTACTTGAATGCATTAGCGGTTGAAAATTTGTATAAGGGAACCTATACTTCGACAATTAACTCAGCAAATAGTGTAAACGGATATGCTTTAGAAGATTTAGTAAATGCAATTGATGCTGGAAAAAATTCACTATTGATTAATCGATTTGCAACAACAATGACTCGTATTTCAATGATGTATCAACCATTTGATCAAGCAATTACTTTACAAGCTGAGCGCCCGAAAGTGTTGGATGTTGTGACTTCATTACAACAAGAACAAGCTGATTTAGATGGGGTAGCGCTTTTATTCTCAATTGTGTTTTAA
- a CDS encoding di-heme oxidoredictase family protein produces the protein MKQIFLLGIVFLVVVFSCKKEETTLVSAYSDDATLINLAGNCSTGDQTSYAFSYQINGLSSAQSLMFFVGNSFFNQSWVQAPSTTTARDGLGPLFNARSCSACHFRDGRGAPEANSGLLFRLGSNFDNSPDAIYGGQLQDFSHNSIVAEGSMGINYQEEVGYYPDGTAYSLRRPIYTIPGQNYGAIQGSTAISPRVGQQMIGLGLLELISESDILANADPNDADGDGISGIANYVTDVVSGTLTVGRFGWKANVGSIAHQVAGAFNGDIGITSVYFPNENHTVNQPACAGLPNGGSPEIEDSDLQAVILYAKTLAVPVRRKTTKPEVKYGAQFFKSTGCVSCHKMDFTTGFGGDVAPLKNQKITPFTDLLLHDMGPGLADNVPDHLASGSEWRTQPLWGLGLISTVNGHTYLLHDGRARSIEEAILWHGGEAEKSVQKFKKLPADFRRYLIQYLESL, from the coding sequence ATGAAACAAATATTCCTGCTTGGAATCGTATTTTTGGTAGTGGTTTTTTCCTGTAAGAAGGAAGAAACCACTCTCGTTTCTGCCTATAGCGACGATGCCACATTGATTAATTTGGCAGGAAATTGTAGCACAGGTGATCAAACATCCTATGCCTTTTCATACCAAATTAACGGATTGAGTTCTGCTCAGTCATTGATGTTTTTTGTAGGAAATTCTTTTTTCAATCAAAGTTGGGTTCAGGCTCCATCTACTACAACTGCGCGTGATGGATTAGGGCCATTGTTCAACGCAAGATCTTGTTCGGCGTGTCATTTTAGAGATGGAAGAGGTGCTCCCGAGGCAAATTCTGGACTTTTATTTCGATTAGGAAGCAATTTTGATAATTCCCCAGATGCAATTTATGGTGGTCAATTACAGGATTTTTCGCACAACTCCATTGTAGCTGAAGGAAGTATGGGAATTAACTACCAGGAGGAAGTTGGTTATTATCCCGATGGAACGGCTTATTCTTTGAGAAGACCCATTTATACTATTCCTGGTCAAAACTATGGGGCGATTCAAGGTTCAACTGCTATTTCGCCACGCGTAGGTCAACAAATGATAGGACTTGGATTATTAGAATTAATCTCTGAATCTGATATTCTTGCAAACGCAGATCCGAATGATGCGGATGGCGACGGAATCTCTGGGATTGCAAATTATGTTACGGATGTGGTTTCAGGCACTCTAACTGTGGGACGTTTTGGATGGAAAGCCAATGTAGGAAGTATTGCGCATCAAGTTGCTGGAGCTTTCAATGGTGACATAGGAATTACGAGCGTTTATTTCCCCAATGAAAATCATACAGTAAATCAACCAGCTTGTGCTGGACTCCCAAATGGTGGATCACCAGAAATCGAAGATAGTGATTTGCAAGCAGTCATATTGTATGCTAAGACATTAGCGGTCCCTGTTAGAAGAAAAACAACCAAGCCAGAGGTGAAATATGGAGCTCAATTTTTTAAAAGCACGGGGTGTGTTTCTTGTCATAAAATGGACTTTACAACTGGTTTTGGTGGAGATGTAGCACCCTTGAAAAACCAAAAAATAACTCCTTTTACAGACCTTCTCCTGCACGACATGGGACCAGGTTTGGCCGATAATGTCCCAGATCATTTGGCTTCTGGTTCTGAATGGAGAACGCAGCCACTTTGGGGATTAGGTTTGATCTCAACAGTGAATGGACATACTTATTTGTTGCATGACGGAAGAGCAAGATCCATAGAAGAAGCTATTTTATGGCACGGAGGCGAAGCTGAAAAAAGCGTTCAGAAATTCAAGAAGTTACCAGCCGATTTCCGCCGCTATTTGATTCAATACTTGGAATCATTATAG